The Salvelinus sp. IW2-2015 linkage group LG34, ASM291031v2, whole genome shotgun sequence genome has a window encoding:
- the LOC111958372 gene encoding E3 ubiquitin-protein ligase ZFP91 codes for MEPQIGDNNKREEPEDDKATAQSPASSAAVTPRRTSRGRGVGRKKGVSPSPCTNGATPGTPSSGRVLRDRSTRTVPAWLQSEKSDDAEESSPDKAVNRRRKAACPRPRKNASSAAPTESTEEVGNDDSSQAHDSGDPKKPTVQAPPHSQNAQARAKAPSARGARGSAKLVCKSEPGTDTPTVEAKVVEKKTFGIEKKEENEEDVLLGGEDEPPFQDDPKDLSFQPQSQSGEEVISSDEDIPFRDDLNDQSYNPEAETTRDVPKPRRKPPRQKEKEPGIKIEGTDVKLENEFGEGDLPRKRGRRRKDDKSPRLPKRRKKPPVQYVRCEMEGCGTVLAHPRYLQHHIKYQHLLKKKFVCPHPSCGRLFRLQKQLLRHAKHHTDQRDYICEFCARAFKSSHNLAVHRMIHTGEKPLQCEICGFTCRQKASLNWHMKKHDADATYQFSCSICNKKFEKKDSVVAHKAKSHPEVLIAEALAANAGALITTPASLLEASGMGSVGNQGELVRLEPAQQMTQVGQRVAPLGQVTQVGEQVTHMGQQVAQMGQVSHQVVVVSQDQGLHAMQMPLTIALSPIDPPSPSDTQQQPHHTLQLQMPLHFVQQVAAASPQQQQSQQAQIQQLALHSSSVVTQQHQPHQLQQMTLQSYQQNQQPQILHMTFQTVDGSQTHLQQIPLLATPQQLQTLQSSSHISTANLPLMAQVQPQPLPQTQDIQLQDPTTVGCSESYTLDDSVLSASSPSANTLQQCETVGEGEVVWEGGGEGDGAEEGDVLTDATEVHMQHVLI; via the exons ATGGAGCCGCAAATCGGCGATAACAACAAAAGGGAAGAGCCCGAAGACGACAAGGCCACGGCCCAATCCCCGGCCTCGAGTGCAGCGGTCACCCCGCGCAGGACTTCGAGAGGCCGAGGAGTCGGCCGGAAGAAGGGGGTTTCTCCTTCACCGTGTACGAATGGAGCAACACCAGGCACTCCGAGTTCTGGACGAGTGTTACGAGACCGGTCTACACGAACGGTACCAGCTTGGTTGCAGAGCGAGAAGAGTGACGATGCAGAAGAATCGAGCCCTGACAAAGCCGTAAACCGCAGGAGGAAGGCTGCTTGTCCACGACCCAGGAAAAATGCCTCCTCCGCAGCTCCAACAGAGAGTACAGAAGAGGTCGGGAATGACGACAGTAGTCAAGCTCATGA CTCAGGGGACCCAAAGAAACCCACTGTTCAAG CCCCCCCTCACTCACAGAATGCTCAGGCGCGTGCCAAGGCACCTTCTGCCCGGGGTGCCAGGGGGTCCGCCAAACTTGTGTGCAAGAGTGAGCCTGGCACCGACACCCCAACCG TGGAGGCAAAGGTAGTCGAAAAGAAGACATTTGGGAT TGAGAAAAAAGAGGAGAATGAGGAAGATGTTCTCTTGGGAGGAGAAGATGAGCCTCCTTTCCAAGATGACCCGAAAGACCTCAGCTTCCAGCCACAGTCACAGAG TGGGGAGGAGGTAATCAGCAGTGACGAGGACATTCCCTTCAGAGATGACCTCAACGACCAGAGCTACAACCCAGAGGCTGAGActactag GGATGTCCCCAAACCGCGGCGCAAACCCccaagacagaaagagaaggagccaGGAATCAAGATAGAGGGCACAGATGTGAAGCTGGAGAATGAGTTCGGAGAGGGGGATTTGCCCAGAAA AAGAGGCAGGCGAAGGAAAGATGATAAAAGTCCCCGGCTCCCGAAAAGAAG GAAGAAGCCCCCMGTGCAGTACGTGCGTTGTGAGATGGAGGGGTGTGGCACAGTCCTGGCTCACCCTCGCTACCTGCAG CACCATATTAAGTACCAGCACCTGTTGAAGAAGAAGTTTGTATGTCCTCACCCATCCTGTGGAAGACTCTTCAGGCTGCAGAAACAGCTACTTCGCCATGCCAAGCAccacacag ACCAGAGGGACTACATCTGCGAGTTCTGCGCCCGCGCCTTCAAGAGCTCCCACAATCTGGCCGTGCACCGCATGATCCACACCGGAGAGAAACCACTGCA ATGTGAGATCTGCGGCTTCACCTGCCGCCAGAAGGCCTCCCTCAACTGGCACATGAAGAAGCACGACGCTGATGCCACCTACCAGTTCTCCTGCTCCATCTGTAACAAGAAGTTTGAGAAGAAGGACAGTGTGGTGGCCCACAAGGCTAAGAGCCACCCAGAGGTGCTCATCGCCGAGGCCCTGGCGGCCAACGCAGGGGCCCTCATCACTACCCCCGCGTCCCTGCTGGAGGCCTCTGGAATGGGTTCTGTCGGGAACCAAGGGGAGCTGGTACGACTGGAGCCCGCCCAGCAGATGACTCAAGTGGGGCAACGGGTGGCTCCGCTGGGGCAGGTGACTCAAGTGGGCGAACAAGTGACCCACATGGGGCAACAGGTAGCTCAGATGGGTCAGGTGAGCCACCAGGTGGTAGTAGTGAGTCAGGACCAGGGCCTCCATGCCATGCAGATGCCCCTAACCATTGCCCTGTCTCCCATCGACCCCCCATCGCCATCCGACACCCAGCAGCAACCCCACCACACCCTCCAGCTCCAGATGCCCCTTCATTTTGTTCAGCAGGTGGCGGCCGCTTCCCCGCAGCAGCAGCAGTCGCAGCAGGCCCAGATCCAGCAACTGGCCCTTCATTCCAGCTCGGTGGTAACCCAGCAGCATCAGCCCCACCAGCTCCAGCAAATGACCCTGCAGTCTTATCAGCAGAATCAGCAGCCGCAGATTCTCCACATGACCTTCCAGACCGTCGACGGGTCGCAGACCCATCTCCAGCAGATCCCCCTGTTAGCCACCCCCCAGCAACTCCAAACCCTCCAGAGTAGCTCCCATATTTCTACCGCCAACCTCCCTCTCATGGCCCAGGTCCAACCCCAACCTCTGCCCCAAACTCAGGACATTCAGCTTCAGGACCCAACCACTGTGGGTTGTAGCGAAAGCTACACTCTGGACGATtctgttctctctgcctcctctccttccGCTAACACCCTTCAACAGTGTGAGACTgtaggggagggagaggtagttTGGGAAGGGGGCGGAGAGGGAGACGGAGCAGAAGAGGGGGATGTCTTGACTGATGCCACAGAAGTACACATGCAACATGTACTTATCTAG
- the LOC139023641 gene encoding DNA repair protein complementing XP-A cells homolog: MKAKIERNRQRTLMPRQARLASGLLAGEGGGTSAKVVKKTFDSRGGFFIDEEEEGQEEQLMKERDRRSKGGVKSCVNQLAREQKPSLEAGCSEEAKESGENREVQKRSLEAGCSEEAKESRENREVQKRFSTQRPHGHSMRSSVWTRDTIAHEYGPEELVVEEEDLYRNVCNTCGHQLTYEKM, encoded by the exons ATGAAAGCCAAGATCGAACGGAACCGACAGCGGACTCTGATGCCGAGGCAAGCCCGACTTGCTAGCGGACTATTGGCAGGAGAGGGGGGTGGCACCTCGGCTAAAGTCGTAAAAAAAACATTCGACTCTCGAGGCGGGTTCTTCattgatgaagaagaggagggacaggaggagcaattgatgaaggagagggacaggaggagcaAAGGGGGAGTAAAGTCGTGCGTCAACCAG TTGGCTAGAGAGCAGAAACCCTCCTTAGAGGCGGGGTGCTCCGAGGAGGCTAAGGAGtcgggagagaacagggaggtgCAGAAGCGCTCCTTAGAGGCGGGGTGCTCCGAGGAGGCTAAGGAGtccagagagaacagggaggtgCAGAAGCGCTTCAGCAcacaaag ACCACACGGCCACTCAA TGAGGAGCAGCGTGTGGACAAGGGACACCATTGCTCACGAATACGGCCCTGAGGAGCTAGTGGTTGAAGAGGAGGATCTCTACAGGAATGTCTGTAACACCTGTGGACACCAACTGACCTATGAGAAGATGTAG
- the LOC139023644 gene encoding uncharacterized protein, with translation MNSLVGYGVSSDSDSDEDIGNNKKTESKVDGETQKKGRNFLLESGSASSESDCDFNPEEEGDPVSQLKPKCPPPACMAPPSESRTPLLPAPPSSLSHKLPPPPLGASSKSGVFANPFKAQADQKLNVLQKQVPLTXXARPSQIGGKRMXVAYRKEGRCRFGIKCKFAHDSDLQSSIIPNDYDPPAGDDPGSDQADTNAGGFSYMGRQNFHDNQGGDPEEKGQQSRKRRVGLSNTLVPPKRSMKNYAMQRKREQVNLN, from the exons ATGAATTCTCTCGTTGGCTATGGCGTGTCCTCTGATTCTGACAGCGATGAGGATATTGGAAACAACAAGAA GACTGAGAGCAAGGTGGATGGGGAGACCCAGAAGAAGGGCCGCAATTTCCTCCTAGAGTCCGGGTCAGCCTCCAGTGAGTCAGACTGTGACTTCAACCCAGAGGAAGAGGGGGACCCRGTATCTCAACTAAAACCTAAATGCCCTCCTCCTGCCTGTATGGCACCCCCCTCTGAGTCCCGGACCCCTCTCCTCCCCGCACCCCCTAGTTCCCTCTCCCACAAactcccccctccacccctcgGGGCCTCGTCCAAGAGTGGCGTATTCGCCAACCCCTTCAAGGCMCAAGCCGACCAGAAGCTCAACGTCTTGCAGAAGCARGTCCCTCTCACWSTGCWGGCRCGYCCCTCCCAGATAGGYGGCAAGAGGATGTGRGTGGCGTACAGGAAGGARGGACGCTGCAGGTTCGGGATCAAATGCAAGTTTGCCCACGACAGCGATCTCCAGAGCTCCATCATTCCCAATGACTATGACCCCCCTGCGGGTGACGATCCCGGATCGGACCAAGCTGACACCAACGCGGGGGGCTTTTCATACATGGGTCGCCAGAACTTTCACGACAACCAGGGAGGAGACCCTGAAGAGAAGGGTCAGCAGTCTAGGAAGAGGAGAGTAGGGCTGAGTAACACCCTAGTGCCCCCGAAAAGGTCAATGAAGAATTATGCaatgcagaggaagagagaacaggtCAATTTGAACTGA